In Treponema sp. OMZ 798, the following proteins share a genomic window:
- a CDS encoding NAD-dependent protein deacylase has product MDKEKDDYDKLFSSIINAKHLVAFTGAGISTLAGIKDFRGKDGLYKQPNTEKMFDIDVFHRDPSVYYGMAKEFIYGLEEKKPAIVHTVLAELETRDILKAVITQNIDLLHQKAGSKNVIEIHGSPSVHYCINCSYTETFEETAKTAKTGAVPRCPKCGSPIKPAITFFGEALPQKALMQAEAEASKADFMLVLGTTLLVYPAAALPAYTLRNGGKIAIVNNQPTQLDSYAEILFDDLEETFEKIDKKLKNL; this is encoded by the coding sequence ATGGATAAAGAAAAAGATGATTATGACAAGCTTTTTTCGTCAATAATAAACGCAAAACACCTCGTTGCCTTTACGGGAGCCGGAATAAGCACGCTTGCCGGAATAAAGGATTTTCGGGGAAAGGACGGACTTTATAAACAGCCTAATACCGAAAAAATGTTCGATATAGATGTGTTCCATCGGGATCCTTCCGTTTATTACGGAATGGCCAAGGAATTTATATACGGATTGGAAGAAAAAAAACCTGCAATCGTGCATACCGTCCTAGCCGAGCTTGAAACAAGAGATATTCTAAAAGCCGTAATAACCCAAAACATTGATTTACTCCACCAAAAGGCAGGGAGCAAAAACGTAATTGAGATACACGGCTCCCCCTCCGTTCACTATTGTATAAACTGCTCTTACACAGAAACTTTTGAGGAAACGGCAAAAACAGCTAAAACCGGAGCAGTACCCCGATGTCCCAAATGCGGAAGTCCTATCAAACCGGCTATAACCTTTTTTGGAGAAGCCCTGCCTCAAAAAGCCCTGATGCAGGCAGAAGCTGAAGCCTCTAAAGCTGATTTTATGCTGGTTCTGGGTACAACCCTCTTGGTCTACCCTGCAGCAGCCCTCCCCGCCTATACTTTAAGAAACGGAGGCAAAATAGCGATCGTAAACAATCAGCCGACTCAATTAGACTCCTATGCCGAGATTTTATTCGATGATTTGGAAGAAACCTTTGAAAAAATCGACAAAAAATTAAAGAATTTATAA
- a CDS encoding HDOD domain-containing protein: protein MEKDKRIIVDSEKIETAIRLGVPIAITSYTLPKETEVYITDVISEFLKQLHCTDITDYIVYYTNELTTNAKKANTKRVYFKERGLNISDAEDYDLGMKDFKEDTISNMEHYLALQKKAGLYIKMALQLKNDNIVLEVSNNSALTRQEFKRIFDKIVRARQFSSLDEAFTQVLDNTEGAGLGLVIMVLMLKKMGLNEKAYQIDVVDGVTINRVTIPLRLELKKEAEPLTRAIVEYINEIPQFPENIMQIQRAINDPDSKMQKIAQLISSDIGLATDLLKHVNSVAFGLSKPCMNIVEAVKFVGLRGIQNLLYSMGTIKILETTEKEQKQIWENAYRLAFFSLNVAKLTGKRTIVDDAYICGLLHDLGKIILGSMYPELVVKLAEIQAERNIPPQVMDMIMSGMAQAEIGATLAEKWNFPEPIIVTIRYQDNFENAPEQHRELVESVCFADFMLNFSQEKIDYYQIPEALLKRFKIKSEEQLRKLCERFEFAFSK, encoded by the coding sequence ATGGAAAAAGATAAAAGAATAATCGTTGATTCAGAAAAAATTGAAACGGCCATACGTTTGGGTGTTCCTATCGCTATAACTTCATATACTTTGCCTAAAGAAACTGAAGTTTATATAACGGATGTCATTTCCGAATTTTTAAAGCAGCTTCATTGTACAGACATTACAGACTACATCGTATACTACACAAATGAGCTCACAACAAACGCAAAAAAAGCCAATACCAAGAGGGTCTATTTTAAAGAAAGAGGGCTAAATATTTCCGATGCCGAAGATTATGACCTTGGTATGAAGGATTTTAAAGAAGATACAATATCAAACATGGAGCATTACCTTGCTCTTCAAAAAAAAGCCGGCCTCTATATCAAAATGGCCCTTCAACTTAAAAATGACAATATAGTCCTTGAAGTAAGCAATAACTCGGCCCTGACACGCCAAGAATTTAAGCGTATTTTTGACAAAATAGTCAGAGCACGGCAATTTTCATCATTGGATGAGGCCTTTACTCAAGTTTTAGACAACACCGAAGGAGCCGGTTTGGGCCTTGTAATAATGGTTTTAATGCTTAAAAAGATGGGGCTAAACGAAAAGGCCTATCAAATAGATGTTGTAGACGGCGTTACAATAAACCGAGTTACAATCCCCCTAAGATTAGAGTTAAAAAAAGAAGCAGAACCTCTTACAAGGGCTATTGTAGAATATATCAACGAAATACCACAATTCCCCGAAAATATTATGCAGATACAGAGGGCTATTAACGATCCTGACTCAAAGATGCAAAAGATTGCACAGCTTATAAGCAGCGATATAGGCTTGGCAACGGACCTCTTAAAACATGTAAACTCGGTGGCATTCGGACTTTCCAAGCCGTGTATGAACATTGTCGAAGCCGTTAAGTTCGTAGGCTTAAGAGGCATACAGAACTTGCTTTACTCGATGGGAACCATCAAAATATTGGAAACAACAGAAAAAGAGCAAAAGCAAATTTGGGAAAATGCCTATAGGCTGGCCTTTTTCTCCTTAAATGTTGCAAAACTTACAGGAAAACGTACTATAGTCGATGACGCATATATTTGCGGCCTTCTGCATGACCTTGGAAAAATCATCTTAGGCTCTATGTACCCTGAGCTGGTTGTAAAGCTGGCAGAAATTCAAGCCGAAAGGAACATTCCTCCGCAAGTTATGGACATGATTATGAGCGGAATGGCTCAAGCAGAAATAGGAGCCACCCTTGCAGAAAAATGGAATTTCCCTGAGCCGATAATAGTAACAATAAGATATCAGGATAATTTTGAAAACGCACCCGAACAGCACCGGGAATTGGTTGAAAGCGTTTGCTTTGCAGACTTTATGCTCAATTTTTCACAAGAAAAAATAGATTACTACCAGATTCCTGAAGCCTTGCTGAAAAGGTTCAAAATAAAATCGGAAGAACAGCTTCGAAAACTTTGTGAACGCTTTGAATTCGCTTTTTCAAAGTAA
- a CDS encoding flagellar assembly lytic transglycosylase has product MSCAGSYDKTAEDRLIEDLYSENFYRFLKPQPLELKRLYNTDPSSLYYIGLALKKARVRSADKKIYDESARAYFEYAVKNTPMPYKKLADDELYALLSNEEKLKKLEEKLAGLEAAQSEAEKEKAVRSEIQRLLFLSGNLKKMDKALPDYLNAQKFDAELIEGLENIEKNKTDLKVYGDDFFRILTARKLTFESRFKDAWPIFKNLMEKEDNPYFENRTVLSDAGRSALSGSSDYAADALLFENKLELYEKKSAKHSDYIVQKYMYSFYAARLRLKMGGKENTEKALLLFKKAKTYPPQAYDYDVALWYILDIEKNRSFKVFFDELCVSAPSWKNVLVYEELAAHACMKLVLSRDWKGLEKLQKAVQKTNLFSAQARLSYILARSKNLSGEESKKLYREAYEKDHNSFYYRLMSAYQLGLPIASSPYGKNYKRKGSGSFSEEDTIQILKGFVKYKLYSQLYNKITVLYPQIGTEDAAFFSQVLSENSNYADSMRIMTFAVNSEGAEFGEEHLKLIYPRPWLESVKRYAAEYNLPEYLLYALLRSESYFKPEVVSHAGAIGLAQLMKPTAADIARRLKLETYDLNNPDTNIRFGAFYLSDMIRRNGGKIMHALFSYNAGPNAVKRWVRQAGDLPTDLFLEGLAYAETRGYGRNVLAAAIIYGHLYYNKNYREIIKELFPDI; this is encoded by the coding sequence TTGTCGTGTGCAGGTTCCTATGATAAGACCGCAGAAGATCGTTTAATTGAGGATCTGTATTCGGAAAATTTTTACCGTTTTTTAAAACCTCAGCCCTTGGAATTGAAACGATTATATAATACCGATCCTTCATCCTTATACTATATAGGCCTTGCTCTTAAAAAAGCGAGGGTAAGGTCTGCCGATAAAAAAATCTATGATGAATCGGCCAGGGCTTATTTTGAGTATGCGGTAAAAAATACTCCTATGCCGTATAAAAAACTGGCCGATGATGAACTTTATGCGCTTTTATCCAATGAAGAAAAACTTAAAAAGCTTGAAGAAAAGCTTGCCGGTTTGGAAGCCGCTCAATCGGAGGCAGAAAAAGAGAAGGCTGTAAGGTCCGAAATCCAAAGGCTCTTATTTTTATCGGGTAATTTAAAAAAAATGGACAAGGCCTTGCCTGACTATCTTAATGCTCAAAAATTTGATGCCGAACTTATTGAAGGCTTAGAGAATATCGAAAAGAATAAGACTGATTTAAAAGTCTACGGAGATGATTTTTTTAGAATTCTAACCGCAAGAAAATTAACATTTGAATCTAGGTTTAAAGATGCATGGCCTATTTTTAAAAACTTAATGGAAAAGGAAGATAATCCGTATTTTGAAAACAGGACTGTTCTTTCCGATGCAGGAAGGTCCGCCTTATCAGGCTCCTCCGATTATGCTGCAGATGCCCTTCTTTTTGAAAATAAGCTTGAACTTTACGAAAAAAAATCCGCAAAGCATTCGGATTACATCGTGCAAAAATACATGTACTCTTTTTATGCTGCCCGCCTGCGTTTAAAAATGGGCGGAAAGGAAAATACCGAAAAGGCGCTTTTACTTTTTAAAAAGGCTAAGACCTATCCGCCTCAAGCCTATGATTATGATGTTGCCCTTTGGTACATTCTCGATATAGAAAAAAATAGATCGTTTAAGGTATTTTTTGATGAGCTTTGTGTTTCTGCTCCTTCATGGAAAAATGTTTTAGTTTACGAAGAGCTTGCAGCTCATGCCTGTATGAAGCTGGTTCTTTCACGGGATTGGAAGGGCCTTGAAAAACTTCAAAAGGCTGTTCAAAAAACCAATCTTTTTTCGGCTCAGGCTCGCCTTTCCTATATTCTTGCACGCTCTAAAAACTTATCGGGTGAGGAGTCTAAAAAACTGTACCGTGAAGCCTATGAAAAAGACCATAATTCTTTTTATTACAGGCTTATGTCCGCTTATCAGCTTGGGCTTCCTATCGCATCTTCCCCATACGGAAAAAATTATAAAAGAAAAGGCTCCGGCTCCTTTTCGGAGGAAGATACCATACAAATTTTAAAAGGTTTTGTAAAATATAAACTTTATTCCCAATTGTACAATAAGATTACCGTTTTATATCCTCAAATCGGTACGGAAGATGCCGCTTTTTTTTCGCAAGTTTTATCCGAAAATTCTAATTATGCCGACTCCATGAGGATTATGACCTTTGCGGTCAACTCCGAAGGTGCCGAGTTTGGAGAAGAACACTTAAAGCTAATCTATCCCCGGCCTTGGCTTGAGTCTGTCAAAAGATATGCTGCCGAATACAATTTACCTGAATATCTTTTATATGCCCTGCTTAGAAGTGAAAGCTATTTTAAGCCTGAGGTTGTTTCCCATGCGGGAGCCATAGGGCTTGCCCAGCTGATGAAGCCCACGGCTGCCGATATTGCCCGCCGTCTAAAGCTGGAGACTTATGACCTTAACAATCCCGATACAAATATCCGTTTCGGAGCCTTCTATCTTTCGGATATGATACGCCGTAACGGAGGAAAAATTATGCATGCTCTTTTTTCATATAATGCAGGTCCCAATGCCGTCAAACGCTGGGTAAGGCAGGCCGGCGATTTGCCGACAGACTTATTTTTAGAAGGTCTTGCTTACGCAGAAACAAGAGGCTACGGCAGAAATGTTCTTGCTGCAGCAATTATATACGGGCATCTATATTACAATAAGAACTACCGCGAGATTATAAAGGAGCTTTTTCCTGATATTTAA
- a CDS encoding LysM peptidoglycan-binding domain-containing protein — MASKIGIKLADGTFFPILDEDALSEQSLELTTVRDNQESVQINLFKQFEETEPEYIGSLIVEDVSMGTAGDPTINLKIKLDEEKNLSAEAIDEGSGSHQSLRVSLKNLDEASLDGIDFDFASLDDSSGLESGDDDYFIKESDLSSKEDSSFDESFESHTADSQLYGNDEERPEKKKKMPMWLIILIIILCITALVFAILLLTKKMPFADKDMIASAPEKVEKVQEQKKDVNATTSNVPKEDASEKAAAEAKRKAEEEAKQKAEAKKKAEEEAKQKAAAEAKKKAEEEAKRKAAAKKKAEAQKKSNVTSKGAVRYKIKWGDTLWDLSETFYKTPWLYKKIADYNKIKNPNLIIAGTYIDIPPK; from the coding sequence ATGGCTTCAAAAATAGGAATCAAACTTGCTGATGGGACCTTTTTCCCGATTTTGGACGAAGACGCTTTGTCGGAACAGTCTCTGGAATTGACCACAGTCAGAGATAATCAAGAGAGTGTTCAAATAAATTTATTTAAGCAATTTGAAGAAACAGAGCCTGAATATATAGGCTCCCTTATTGTGGAAGACGTTTCAATGGGGACTGCAGGAGATCCTACTATAAATTTAAAAATAAAACTTGATGAAGAAAAAAATCTTTCTGCCGAAGCCATAGATGAAGGATCAGGATCACATCAGTCTTTAAGGGTTTCCCTAAAAAATCTTGATGAGGCAAGTCTTGACGGTATAGACTTTGATTTTGCCTCCCTAGATGACTCGTCAGGTCTTGAAAGCGGTGATGATGATTATTTTATAAAAGAAAGCGATCTGTCATCAAAAGAAGATTCTTCTTTTGATGAATCTTTCGAATCTCATACTGCCGATTCTCAACTTTACGGTAATGATGAAGAAAGGCCTGAAAAAAAGAAAAAGATGCCTATGTGGCTTATAATTCTTATAATAATCCTCTGTATAACGGCCCTTGTATTTGCCATTCTTCTTTTGACTAAAAAAATGCCCTTTGCAGATAAGGATATGATAGCTTCCGCACCTGAAAAGGTTGAAAAGGTGCAAGAGCAAAAAAAAGACGTAAATGCTACGACCTCGAATGTTCCTAAGGAAGATGCTTCCGAAAAGGCAGCCGCCGAAGCTAAACGCAAGGCTGAGGAAGAAGCTAAACAAAAAGCCGAAGCCAAGAAAAAAGCTGAAGAGGAAGCTAAGCAAAAGGCCGCTGCTGAGGCTAAAAAGAAGGCGGAAGAAGAAGCTAAACGGAAGGCTGCTGCCAAGAAAAAGGCTGAGGCTCAAAAAAAATCGAATGTAACTTCCAAGGGAGCGGTAAGGTATAAGATCAAATGGGGTGATACCTTGTGGGATCTATCCGAGACCTTCTACAAAACACCTTGGCTTTACAAAAAGATAGCGGATTACAATAAAATTAAAAATCCCAATCTTATTATAGCCGGTACCTATATAGATATTCCGCCTAAATAA
- a CDS encoding EF-P lysine aminoacylase GenX, protein MDIEALELRALTIQAAREFFIKKNYLELDTPALSGELIPETCLEVFKTEYLSPAASKGLNEKKLLFLVPSPEVYIKPVIAQTSRSVFQISKCYRNVESIGNIHSPEFTMLEYYTVNANYKDSVKITEAFLNHVAERVKENPIADGEVLKTLSRGFDCLTMDEAFRKYAGVPLSTEHSHEELAAYAEKLGLGEAKNYSDWKEDDLYELILVHAVEPNLPQNKLIALLDYPAFVPCLAQENSQKVLNKKNEDLEWKTVERWEVYLNGVELANCYTEERNPEKIDSYFKNENALKQKNALVPHPPVKDFGKICSKMPPCSGAAMGFDRLIMLLAGKKTLAPIIYHNNF, encoded by the coding sequence ATGGATATTGAAGCTTTGGAATTGCGTGCCCTGACCATTCAGGCTGCAAGGGAATTTTTTATTAAAAAGAACTATCTGGAATTGGATACTCCTGCTCTTTCGGGAGAGCTCATCCCTGAAACTTGTTTGGAAGTTTTTAAAACGGAGTATCTAAGCCCTGCCGCATCAAAGGGATTGAACGAAAAAAAGCTTCTTTTTTTGGTGCCTTCCCCCGAAGTTTATATTAAGCCCGTCATTGCCCAAACTTCCCGCTCGGTTTTTCAAATCTCCAAATGCTACCGCAATGTAGAGTCTATAGGCAATATCCATAGCCCCGAATTTACCATGCTTGAATATTACACTGTAAACGCAAACTATAAGGATTCCGTAAAGATAACCGAAGCGTTTTTAAATCATGTTGCCGAGAGGGTAAAAGAAAATCCTATAGCTGACGGGGAGGTTTTAAAAACCCTATCAAGGGGCTTTGACTGCCTTACCATGGATGAGGCTTTTAGAAAATATGCAGGAGTGCCTTTAAGCACCGAACATTCTCATGAAGAGCTTGCTGCCTATGCGGAAAAATTGGGCCTTGGCGAAGCTAAAAACTATTCGGATTGGAAAGAAGACGATTTATACGAGCTTATTTTGGTTCATGCGGTTGAACCCAATCTTCCCCAAAATAAGCTCATAGCCCTTTTGGACTATCCGGCCTTTGTCCCCTGCCTTGCCCAAGAAAATTCTCAAAAAGTTTTAAACAAAAAAAACGAAGATCTCGAATGGAAGACGGTTGAGCGCTGGGAGGTTTATTTGAACGGCGTTGAGCTTGCAAACTGCTACACCGAAGAAAGAAATCCTGAAAAAATCGACTCTTATTTTAAAAATGAAAACGCATTAAAACAAAAAAATGCCCTTGTTCCTCATCCTCCGGTAAAGGATTTCGGGAAAATTTGCTCTAAGATGCCGCCTTGTTCCGGGGCTGCGATGGGCTTTGACCGTCTTATCATGCTTTTGGCGGGAAAAAAAACTCTCGCCCCTATAATTTATCATAATAATTTTTAA
- a CDS encoding ABC transporter permease: MFEDFINALHNFKTNKMRTLLSLLGIVIGVTSVIIVTSLASSLSNSMVKEFEEFSMDIINIGTQRGNPEFGDEEFIKFDEVFRKKLKQKIPEIKRVFYSNRFQAAVVRNNLRIEISDIEGIEAERLESHRVVMDYGSFFSSSDYSTGAEKAIIGDRIAYQLFPEGRAVGKFITLQIPSSGENAPPHIVRLQVIGVVKTKNTWVLRTSDAVFVPRKFAMSKLPGKMADAVWTAEVVIFEPKDTSKVEAKIHDFSEELSGGNRFAIWVYSARQQFEQMNKITGMVGLVLSAIAGISLLVGGIGIMNIMLVTVTERRKEIGIRKALGATGKAIRMQFLIESASLTLTGGLIGIVLGLVISKLIVNFFFPPEIVFLPNFSGSLIAFSVSVCTGIFFGLHPAIKASRLDPVQALAE; the protein is encoded by the coding sequence ATGTTTGAGGATTTTATAAATGCCCTTCATAATTTTAAAACGAACAAGATGCGAACCCTTCTTTCCCTGTTGGGTATAGTTATAGGCGTTACCTCAGTTATAATTGTTACGAGTCTTGCAAGCTCTCTTTCAAACAGCATGGTAAAAGAATTTGAAGAGTTCAGCATGGATATAATCAACATAGGCACTCAGAGGGGAAACCCCGAATTCGGAGATGAGGAGTTTATAAAGTTTGACGAGGTCTTCCGCAAGAAACTCAAACAAAAAATCCCCGAGATAAAACGCGTTTTTTATTCAAACCGTTTTCAAGCCGCAGTTGTAAGGAATAACTTGCGGATTGAAATTAGCGATATAGAGGGAATAGAGGCCGAAAGGCTTGAGTCTCACCGAGTGGTCATGGATTACGGTAGTTTTTTTTCTTCTTCGGATTATTCTACGGGAGCGGAAAAGGCAATTATAGGCGACAGGATAGCTTATCAGCTTTTTCCTGAAGGCCGCGCTGTCGGGAAATTTATTACCTTGCAGATTCCTTCAAGCGGAGAAAATGCTCCTCCCCATATTGTGCGCCTTCAAGTTATAGGTGTTGTAAAGACTAAGAACACATGGGTGCTGCGCACTTCGGATGCCGTCTTTGTCCCAAGAAAATTTGCTATGAGTAAGCTGCCGGGAAAAATGGCTGATGCTGTTTGGACAGCAGAAGTCGTTATCTTTGAGCCTAAGGACACTTCAAAGGTTGAGGCAAAGATTCATGATTTTTCAGAAGAATTATCGGGAGGAAACCGCTTTGCTATCTGGGTTTACTCTGCCCGCCAGCAATTTGAACAGATGAATAAGATTACGGGGATGGTGGGGCTTGTGCTTTCGGCCATTGCAGGCATATCCCTCCTAGTCGGAGGCATTGGCATTATGAACATAATGCTTGTTACGGTTACCGAACGCCGAAAAGAAATAGGAATACGGAAAGCTCTCGGGGCTACAGGCAAAGCAATAAGGATGCAGTTTTTAATAGAGTCGGCATCTCTTACTCTTACAGGGGGGCTTATAGGGATTGTGCTGGGGCTTGTGATCAGTAAACTGATTGTAAACTTCTTTTTTCCGCCCGAAATCGTTTTTTTGCCCAATTTTTCGGGCTCCCTTATAGCCTTTTCGGTAAGTGTATGTACAGGCATCTTTTTCGGCCTTCATCCTGCGATCAAGGCTTCAAGGCTGGATCCTGTGCAAGCCCTCGCGGAATAG
- a CDS encoding ABC transporter ATP-binding protein — protein sequence MADIIRLENVVKTFEMGETTVRALAGVSFKIEESSFVSIMGPSGSGKSTCMNMIGCLDRPTSGKIYVDGVITADMTENELAALRNKTVGFVFQQYYLLPNLNVLENVMLPLRYQGLSLDKRKKRAAEELEKVGLSDRLKHRPGELSGGQKQRVAIARALVTNPKIILADEPTGALDSETGHSVLDLFITINKTGTAVIMVTHDQEIASLAPRSIHLKDGLVVADSLNAADFKQKGEENV from the coding sequence ATGGCCGATATTATACGCCTTGAAAATGTAGTTAAAACCTTTGAGATGGGAGAAACAACCGTTAGGGCACTTGCCGGGGTTTCCTTTAAAATAGAAGAATCTTCTTTTGTTTCTATAATGGGGCCGTCGGGCTCTGGTAAGTCCACCTGCATGAATATGATAGGCTGTCTCGACAGGCCGACTTCGGGGAAAATTTATGTGGACGGTGTAATCACTGCCGACATGACAGAAAACGAGCTTGCCGCCTTACGGAATAAAACCGTAGGCTTTGTTTTTCAGCAATACTACCTCCTTCCCAATCTAAATGTGCTTGAAAACGTAATGCTCCCCTTGAGATATCAGGGGCTTTCCTTAGATAAAAGAAAAAAACGGGCTGCAGAAGAGCTTGAAAAGGTTGGCCTTTCCGACAGGTTAAAACACAGGCCGGGTGAGCTTTCAGGCGGACAAAAGCAGAGGGTTGCCATCGCGAGGGCCCTTGTTACAAATCCTAAGATTATTTTGGCCGATGAGCCCACGGGTGCCCTTGATTCCGAAACGGGACATTCTGTCTTGGATCTTTTTATAACGATAAACAAAACGGGGACAGCCGTCATAATGGTAACTCACGATCAAGAAATTGCTTCTCTTGCTCCCCGTTCAATCCATCTAAAAGACGGGCTTGTGGTAGCCGATTCCCTTAATGCCGCCGATTTTAAACAAAAAGGGGAAGAAAATGTTTGA
- a CDS encoding efflux RND transporter periplasmic adaptor subunit — MQDKKRKKSKRVILIILTVIITLSIVWILFLPKKRTEDFSRTVTVTKEIIRDIIQISGYIQPAQQQNLQSPGEGLIKKVAVKEGDTVKKGDLIFALDNTYQTFQVAKQEFLIEKEQLQGYSKNLELMKLELESLKRALRDRSVYAKFDGIVVSFDLTEGSYVMPKDNFGVIIDRSFFKSTVDVSERDVPRLKIGQKVILNFQALGDEEVEGRVTYHSSIAKSSAQRGSTVIETKIVVDKLPENVLPGYSFSGSIIAGEDEEVLLLDQAAISYDKGEPYVERLLENGKVERVNIEVEAYTPGTVKVLSGLKEGDTLRVNTPGMTPPAW, encoded by the coding sequence ATGCAGGATAAAAAACGGAAAAAGAGTAAAAGGGTTATTTTGATAATATTAACCGTAATTATAACGCTTTCGATAGTTTGGATTCTTTTTTTACCTAAAAAGAGAACTGAAGATTTTTCTCGAACAGTCACAGTAACGAAAGAAATAATACGGGATATAATTCAAATCTCAGGTTATATTCAGCCCGCCCAACAGCAAAACCTTCAATCACCGGGAGAGGGCCTTATAAAGAAGGTTGCGGTAAAGGAGGGAGATACCGTAAAAAAAGGCGACCTTATCTTTGCCCTTGACAATACCTATCAAACCTTTCAGGTTGCAAAACAGGAATTTCTCATTGAAAAGGAACAATTACAAGGTTATTCCAAGAACCTTGAATTGATGAAACTTGAGCTTGAATCTTTAAAACGAGCCCTGAGGGATAGAAGCGTTTATGCAAAGTTTGACGGTATAGTCGTTTCCTTTGATTTGACCGAAGGCTCCTATGTTATGCCCAAGGATAATTTCGGAGTCATTATAGACCGCTCCTTTTTTAAATCCACAGTGGATGTTTCCGAAAGGGATGTTCCAAGGTTAAAGATAGGGCAGAAGGTCATCCTTAACTTTCAAGCCTTGGGAGATGAAGAGGTTGAAGGCCGCGTTACCTACCATTCTTCTATAGCCAAATCCAGTGCCCAAAGGGGTTCCACTGTGATAGAAACAAAGATAGTTGTCGATAAGCTCCCCGAGAACGTCTTGCCCGGCTATTCTTTTAGCGGCAGCATCATTGCAGGAGAAGACGAAGAGGTTCTCCTTTTGGATCAAGCGGCAATTTCCTACGATAAGGGCGAGCCCTACGTTGAAAGACTTCTTGAAAACGGAAAGGTTGAGAGAGTAAATATCGAGGTGGAAGCCTATACTCCGGGTACCGTAAAGGTCTTGTCGGGCTTAAAGGAAGGGGACACTCTGAGGGTGAACACTCCGGGCATGACGCCTCCTGCTTGGTAG
- a CDS encoding ATP-binding protein, with product MSDIRRLPIGVQSFSVLRNEGFVYIDKTEYILKLAAESRVYFLGRPRRFGKSLFLSTLKAYFLGKKELFKGLYIEEAEQRQAEKEGRESWGNYPVLHLDFNAGIYDTRESLINRFLSFFNEYEEIYKSTGLDIPDRFKNLIKKIYETTGRQVVILVDEYDKPLLETMIINEPLNEEYRRILKGFYGVIKSCDDYIRFAFLTGVTKFSKVSIFSDLNNLRDISMLPDYDAVCGITQKEMEEVFKPEIIALGKAQDLTEDETLTKLKQKYDGYHFSENFVNVYNPFSLLNVFAGKVFRSFWFATGTPTFLVRTLEHQKEIYIRDILEDAEMSENALQDYRPDMNNPIPILFQSGYLTIKDYDKEFQLYKLGFPNDEVKYGFLDNLVPAYTSIAKDASGLFIANFVRDIENGKTESFMKRMYAACAGLPYSLASKENVQMRERDYQIAFYIIFSLMGQFVQTEVVSSKGRADCVLHTDDTIYICMK from the coding sequence ATGAGCGATATTCGAAGACTGCCTATTGGTGTTCAAAGTTTTTCGGTTTTGCGTAATGAGGGCTTTGTCTATATAGATAAAACGGAATATATATTGAAACTTGCAGCCGAAAGCAGAGTATACTTTTTAGGCCGTCCGCGCCGTTTCGGTAAAAGTCTTTTTCTTTCCACCTTAAAGGCTTACTTTTTAGGTAAAAAAGAACTTTTTAAAGGGCTTTATATTGAAGAAGCAGAACAAAGGCAGGCGGAAAAAGAAGGGCGCGAATCCTGGGGAAATTATCCTGTTCTCCACTTGGATTTTAATGCGGGGATTTATGATACAAGGGAGAGTCTTATAAACCGTTTTCTTTCGTTTTTTAACGAATACGAAGAAATCTACAAAAGCACAGGACTCGATATCCCCGACCGCTTTAAAAACCTGATAAAAAAGATTTACGAGACAACCGGCAGGCAAGTTGTTATTCTCGTGGACGAATACGATAAACCTCTCCTTGAAACCATGATTATAAATGAACCCTTAAACGAAGAGTATAGGCGTATCTTAAAAGGTTTTTACGGGGTAATTAAGTCTTGTGATGACTATATCCGTTTTGCCTTTTTAACGGGGGTTACCAAATTCAGCAAGGTCAGCATCTTTAGCGATTTAAACAATTTGCGGGACATAAGTATGCTTCCCGATTATGATGCTGTATGCGGTATTACTCAAAAAGAAATGGAAGAAGTTTTTAAACCCGAAATAATCGCGCTTGGAAAAGCTCAAGATTTGACCGAAGATGAGACCCTCACAAAGCTAAAACAAAAATATGACGGCTATCATTTTTCAGAAAACTTTGTAAATGTGTATAATCCGTTCAGCCTCTTAAATGTCTTTGCAGGAAAGGTATTCCGCAGCTTTTGGTTTGCAACAGGAACGCCCACATTTTTGGTCAGAACATTAGAACATCAAAAAGAAATTTACATTCGCGATATTTTGGAAGATGCGGAAATGAGCGAAAATGCCTTACAGGATTACCGCCCCGATATGAATAACCCTATTCCCATTTTATTCCAATCGGGTTATTTAACGATAAAAGATTATGACAAGGAATTTCAGCTTTACAAATTAGGCTTTCCCAATGACGAAGTAAAATACGGTTTTTTGGATAACCTTGTGCCTGCTTATACCTCTATTGCAAAGGATGCAAGCGGTTTATTTATCGCAAATTTTGTAAGAGATATCGAAAATGGCAAAACCGAATCCTTTATGAAAAGAATGTATGCGGCTTGCGCAGGCCTTCCTTACAGTCTTGCTTCAAAGGAAAATGTGCAGATGAGGGAAAGGGATTACCAGATAGCATTTTACATAATTTTCAGCCTCATGGGGCAGTTTGTACAAACAGAGGTAGTAAGCTCAAAAGGAAGAGCCGATTGCGTGCTTCACACCGATGATACAATCTACATCTGCATGAAATAA